In the Pseudomonas sp. ADAK2 genome, one interval contains:
- a CDS encoding alpha/beta fold hydrolase → MTKPQAIQYVETPSLKIAYEHHGPTTGEPIILLHGFPYSPRGYDEIAPALAAQGYRVIVPYLRGYGPTRFNNADTLRSGQQAALAQDLLDLMDALGIPQAALCGYDWGGRAACIVAALWPERVRCLVTGDGYNLQNIPGSVQPLDPETEHRLWYQYYFHTPRGVEGLTQNRRAFCEWLWRLWSPTWARNAERYPLSAPAFDNPDFVEVVIHSYRHRFMYAPGDPALEWMEEALAQQPSISVPTISLCGADDGVGPATEVDEDVEHFTGRYERRVLAGVGHNIPEEAPEATLKALLDLLKGCR, encoded by the coding sequence GTGACCAAGCCCCAAGCCATTCAGTACGTTGAAACCCCAAGCCTGAAAATCGCCTACGAACACCACGGCCCCACCACCGGCGAGCCGATCATCCTGCTCCACGGTTTCCCCTACTCGCCCCGCGGTTACGACGAAATCGCCCCGGCCCTCGCCGCACAAGGCTACCGCGTCATCGTCCCGTACCTGCGCGGCTATGGCCCGACCCGTTTCAACAACGCCGACACCCTGCGCTCCGGCCAGCAAGCCGCGCTTGCCCAGGATTTGCTGGACTTGATGGACGCCCTCGGCATCCCGCAAGCCGCGCTCTGCGGCTACGACTGGGGCGGTCGGGCGGCGTGCATTGTCGCGGCGTTGTGGCCGGAGCGGGTTCGCTGCCTGGTCACCGGCGATGGCTACAACTTGCAGAATATTCCCGGTTCCGTCCAACCTCTGGACCCCGAGACCGAGCATCGCCTGTGGTATCAGTACTACTTCCATACCCCGCGCGGCGTGGAAGGCTTGACCCAAAACCGTCGAGCCTTCTGCGAATGGCTCTGGCGGCTGTGGTCGCCGACCTGGGCCAGAAACGCCGAGCGTTATCCGTTAAGCGCGCCGGCCTTCGACAATCCGGATTTCGTCGAGGTGGTGATTCACTCGTACCGGCATCGCTTCATGTACGCCCCCGGCGATCCGGCGCTGGAGTGGATGGAAGAGGCGCTGGCCCAGCAACCGTCGATCAGCGTACCGACGATTTCCCTGTGCGGCGCCGACGATGGCGTGGGACCTGCGACGGAGGTCGACGAAGACGTCGAGCACTTCACCGGTCGCTACGAGCGCCGCGTGCTGGCGGGCGTCGGGCATAACATTCCCGAGGAAGCGCCCGAAGCGACGCTCAAGGCATTACTGGATCTACTGAAAGGCTGCCGCTGA
- the inhA gene encoding isonitrile hydratase, with the protein MTLQIGFLLFPQVQQLDLTGAYDVLASLPDVKVHLIWKDLVPVTASTGLVLKPTTTFDDCPALDVICIPGGSGVGPLMEDEVTLAFIKAQAVNARYVTSVCTGSLVLGAAGLLQGKRATTHWAYHDLLATLGAIPVKDRVVRDGNLLTGGGITAGIDFALTLAAELFDKDTAQVIQLQLEYAPAPPFQSGSPETAPQRIVEEAQRRAAPSFVQRKLITERAASRLGL; encoded by the coding sequence ATGACGTTGCAGATCGGTTTTCTGTTGTTTCCACAGGTTCAACAACTGGACCTGACCGGCGCTTATGACGTGCTGGCCTCGCTGCCGGACGTGAAGGTGCATTTGATCTGGAAGGATCTGGTGCCGGTCACCGCCAGTACCGGCCTGGTGCTGAAACCGACCACCACATTCGACGATTGCCCGGCGCTGGATGTGATTTGTATCCCCGGTGGCAGTGGTGTCGGGCCGTTGATGGAAGATGAAGTCACCCTGGCGTTCATCAAGGCTCAAGCGGTCAATGCCCGGTACGTGACCTCGGTGTGCACCGGCTCGCTGGTGCTCGGTGCCGCGGGTTTGCTGCAGGGCAAGCGCGCCACCACTCACTGGGCTTATCACGATTTGCTCGCGACCTTGGGCGCGATCCCGGTGAAGGATCGGGTGGTACGCGACGGCAACCTGCTGACCGGCGGCGGGATCACGGCGGGCATCGACTTTGCCCTGACCCTGGCCGCCGAGCTGTTCGATAAGGACACCGCGCAAGTAATACAGCTGCAACTGGAATACGCGCCAGCGCCACCGTTCCAGTCCGGCAGCCCGGAAACCGCGCCGCAGCGCATTGTCGAAGAGGCGCAACGGCGAGCGGCGCCCTCGTTCGTGCAACGCAAGCTGATCACCGAGCGGGCGGCGTCCAGGCTCGGTCTTTGA
- the peaB gene encoding quinohemoprotein amine dehydrogenase maturation protein has protein sequence MGAILNLVERNLHEVHVDADRMLFHIPSSSLFASDELTGTIIDTLRGPGCSSEDLIQRLASRFNGEEITETLRELMSLELVSDGSPLTPDIGTKRVERTAINTVVLNVNTGCNLSCTYCYKEDLDKPSAGKKMDVETAVASVEMLLRESPDEERFTVVFFGGEPLSNRKLIEYMVDYCEKRFREAGKFVEFVMTTNATLLTEETVDYLNAHRFGLSVSIDGPKTVHDRNRITVGGQGTYDVVRRKAEMLLSRYNSRPVGARVTLTTGVTDVETIWDHLFNELGFAEVGFAPVTSGDISTFNLSSDELIEVFANMKKLGRRYLEAALEHRNIGFSNLHQLITDIHEGHKKALPCGAGLKMLAVDHKGELNLCHRFTGSSLPTFGNVHSGVKQVELNDFLSQRLDRTNTGCEDCQIRNLCSGGCYHESYARYGDPTHPTYHYCELMRDWVDFGIEVYTRIMAHNPAFISSYITPRKAH, from the coding sequence ATGGGCGCTATTTTGAATCTGGTTGAACGGAACCTGCACGAAGTGCACGTCGATGCCGACCGCATGCTGTTTCACATTCCCAGCAGTTCGCTGTTCGCCAGCGATGAACTGACGGGCACCATCATCGACACCTTGCGCGGTCCCGGCTGTTCATCCGAGGACTTGATCCAACGTTTGGCGTCACGCTTCAACGGCGAGGAAATCACCGAGACCCTGCGCGAGTTGATGTCCCTGGAACTGGTCAGCGACGGCTCGCCGCTGACCCCCGACATAGGCACTAAACGGGTCGAGCGTACGGCGATCAACACCGTGGTGCTCAACGTCAATACCGGCTGCAATCTGAGCTGCACCTACTGCTACAAGGAAGACCTGGACAAGCCGTCGGCCGGCAAGAAAATGGACGTCGAAACAGCGGTCGCCTCGGTGGAAATGCTGCTGCGTGAATCGCCGGACGAAGAGCGTTTCACCGTGGTGTTTTTCGGCGGTGAACCGCTGAGCAACCGTAAGCTGATCGAATACATGGTCGACTATTGCGAAAAGCGTTTCCGCGAGGCGGGCAAGTTCGTCGAGTTCGTCATGACCACCAACGCGACGCTGCTCACCGAAGAGACCGTGGACTACCTCAACGCCCACCGCTTCGGCCTGTCAGTCAGTATCGACGGACCGAAAACCGTGCACGACCGCAACCGCATCACCGTGGGCGGGCAGGGCACCTACGACGTGGTGCGGCGCAAGGCCGAAATGCTGCTGTCGCGCTACAACAGCCGCCCGGTCGGCGCGCGGGTGACGTTGACCACTGGGGTTACCGACGTCGAAACCATCTGGGATCACCTGTTCAACGAGCTGGGGTTTGCCGAAGTTGGTTTCGCCCCGGTGACGTCCGGCGACATCAGCACCTTCAACCTGTCCAGCGACGAGTTGATCGAAGTCTTCGCCAACATGAAGAAGCTCGGTCGGCGCTATCTGGAAGCGGCGCTGGAGCACCGTAATATCGGTTTCTCCAATTTGCACCAGCTGATCACCGACATCCACGAAGGCCACAAAAAAGCCCTGCCATGCGGCGCCGGTTTGAAGATGCTGGCGGTGGATCACAAGGGCGAACTGAATCTGTGTCACCGCTTTACCGGTTCATCGTTGCCGACCTTCGGCAACGTCCACAGCGGCGTCAAACAAGTCGAATTGAACGACTTCCTGTCCCAACGCCTGGACCGCACCAACACCGGTTGCGAGGACTGTCAGATCCGCAACCTGTGCTCCGGCGGCTGCTATCACGAAAGCTATGCCCGTTACGGCGACCCGACCCACCCGACCTATCACTACTGCGAACTGATGCGTGACTGGGTCGACTTCGGCATCGAGGTCTACACCCGGATCATGGCCCACAACCCTGCGTTTATCAGCAGCTACATCACTCCGCGCAAGGCTCACTGA
- a CDS encoding GFA family protein, which produces MSGLRGSCLCKTIEYQLDGLYMPIVHCHCQTCRKAHAAAFASTAGVLREHFRWTRGQERLGSYESSPGKFRHFCSVCGSQLMAERLAQPHVIVRVATLDDDPGMIPQAHIWTSHDVPWLDYESNEKCPQWQA; this is translated from the coding sequence ATGAGTGGACTGCGCGGCAGCTGCCTGTGCAAAACCATCGAATACCAGCTCGACGGCCTCTACATGCCGATCGTTCATTGCCATTGCCAGACTTGCCGCAAGGCTCACGCCGCCGCCTTCGCCTCGACCGCCGGAGTCCTGCGTGAGCACTTTCGCTGGACCAGGGGCCAGGAACGGCTGGGCAGCTACGAATCGTCGCCGGGCAAGTTTCGGCATTTCTGTTCGGTCTGTGGCTCACAGTTGATGGCCGAGCGCTTGGCTCAGCCGCATGTGATCGTACGGGTGGCGACGCTGGATGATGATCCGGGGATGATCCCCCAGGCGCATATCTGGACCTCTCATGACGTGCCGTGGCTTGACTATGAATCGAATGAAAAATGTCCGCAGTGGCAGGCGTAG
- a CDS encoding GlxA family transcriptional regulator: MPKAIHVLAFTNVQLLDVTGPLQVFASANDIARQQGLPPPYAPSVIASGGGAVMSSAGLALLAEPLPSGDSDTLIIAGGWGVYSASEDDALVTWVREHATGCRRISSVCTGAFLLAASGWLDGRRVVTHWTRCEELAQKHPSLHVEPNPIFINDGPVWTSAGVTAGIDLALAMVEEDLGRAMALDVARQLVVFLKRPGGQSQFSVTLSLQQEGNRFDELHAWISENLTKELGVPTLAVQACMSERSFIRHYRADTGQTPARAIELIRVETARRLLSDTGVPIKRVAVQCGFGSEETLRRSFLRAMGVTPQAYRERFSVSGSLSVDPVMP, translated from the coding sequence ATGCCCAAAGCCATTCATGTGCTCGCGTTTACCAACGTGCAACTGCTGGACGTCACCGGGCCGTTGCAGGTGTTCGCCTCGGCCAACGACATTGCCCGTCAACAGGGTTTGCCGCCGCCCTATGCGCCGTCGGTGATTGCCAGTGGTGGCGGGGCGGTGATGTCGTCGGCGGGGTTGGCGCTGTTGGCCGAACCGCTGCCATCGGGCGACAGTGATACCTTGATCATCGCGGGCGGCTGGGGCGTGTACTCGGCTTCGGAGGATGACGCGCTGGTGACGTGGGTCCGTGAACACGCGACGGGTTGTCGGCGTATTTCTTCCGTGTGCACCGGCGCGTTTCTGCTGGCGGCCAGTGGCTGGCTCGACGGCCGGCGAGTGGTGACCCACTGGACCCGTTGCGAAGAGCTGGCGCAAAAGCACCCGAGCCTGCACGTTGAACCCAACCCGATCTTTATCAACGACGGCCCGGTCTGGACCTCGGCCGGGGTCACCGCCGGCATCGACCTGGCGCTGGCCATGGTCGAAGAAGACCTCGGCCGCGCCATGGCCCTGGACGTCGCCCGACAACTGGTGGTCTTTCTCAAGCGCCCGGGCGGTCAGTCGCAGTTCAGCGTGACCCTGTCCTTGCAACAGGAAGGTAACCGCTTCGACGAACTTCATGCCTGGATCAGCGAAAATCTGACCAAAGAACTCGGCGTCCCGACCCTGGCCGTGCAGGCCTGCATGAGCGAACGCAGCTTTATCCGCCACTACCGCGCCGACACCGGCCAGACCCCGGCCCGGGCCATCGAGCTGATTCGGGTCGAAACCGCGCGACGGCTGCTCAGCGACACTGGCGTACCGATCAAACGGGTGGCGGTGCAATGCGGCTTCGGCAGCGAAGAGACGTTGCGCCGCAGCTTCCTGCGGGCCATGGGCGTGACGCCCCAGGCCTATCGCGAGCGCTTCAGTGTCAGCGGCAGCCTTTCAGTAGATCCAGTAATGCCTTGA
- the qhpC gene encoding quinohemoprotein amine dehydrogenase subunit gamma yields the protein MKHLKAINNKALKLDQAAAENRIEEVVAMSSVAGCASTTDPGWEIDAFGGVSSLCQPMEADLYGCSDPCWWPAQVPDMMSTYPDWNKDAQASNDNWRNLGTVFPKDK from the coding sequence ATGAAACATCTCAAGGCAATCAATAACAAAGCGTTGAAGCTGGATCAGGCCGCGGCGGAGAACCGCATTGAAGAAGTGGTGGCGATGAGTTCCGTCGCCGGTTGCGCCTCGACCACTGACCCGGGTTGGGAAATCGATGCGTTTGGTGGTGTGTCGTCGTTGTGCCAGCCAATGGAAGCGGACCTTTACGGCTGCTCTGACCCGTGCTGGTGGCCGGCCCAGGTGCCCGACATGATGAGCACCTACCCGGACTGGAACAAGGATGCCCAGGCGTCCAACGACAACTGGCGCAACCTCGGGACTGTCTTTCCAAAAGACAAGTGA
- the peaD gene encoding quinohemoprotein amine dehydrogenase subunit beta: protein MPSIKACGLAAFAVLSVCSLNVLADENTALQDGHEYMVTTNYPNNLHVLDLATDTLLKTCKLPDAFGPGTVQLSPDRKTAYVLNNHYADIYGVELDSCKQVFHANITQKPGEKAKSMFAFTLSHDGKELFAIANPTLMLNDRYEVQQPRLDVYATDAGMNAKPVRSFPAPRQLTIMQSGDDGTLYVAGADVYKVDVKTGKFDVLIPSRHWKRENYSAPDVLYVWNQQTYRHDFSLLYTTAKFKDKKQDPLTAEYLYGLFSIDLKTGKTETTDFGPLTEIYFSGMRSPKDPNLMFGVLNRLAKYDIKQKKMLQAATLDHSYYCISFNKDGSKIYLAGTFNDVAIFDAESLKQVGSIKLPGGDMAITTAQIFVR, encoded by the coding sequence ATGCCTAGCATCAAAGCCTGCGGCCTGGCCGCGTTCGCCGTCCTGAGCGTCTGTTCGCTCAACGTTCTGGCCGATGAAAACACTGCACTGCAAGACGGTCACGAGTACATGGTGACCACCAATTACCCGAACAACCTGCACGTGCTCGACTTGGCCACGGATACGTTGTTGAAGACCTGCAAGCTGCCGGACGCCTTCGGGCCAGGCACCGTGCAGCTGTCGCCGGATCGCAAGACCGCTTACGTGTTGAACAATCACTACGCGGACATTTACGGCGTCGAACTCGACAGCTGCAAACAGGTGTTCCACGCCAACATCACCCAGAAACCGGGTGAGAAAGCCAAGTCGATGTTCGCTTTCACCCTCAGCCATGACGGCAAGGAGCTGTTCGCCATCGCCAACCCGACGTTGATGCTCAACGACCGCTACGAAGTGCAACAGCCTCGGCTGGATGTCTACGCCACGGACGCCGGTATGAACGCCAAACCCGTGCGCAGTTTCCCGGCGCCACGGCAGTTGACCATCATGCAAAGTGGCGACGACGGCACGCTGTATGTGGCGGGGGCGGATGTCTACAAGGTCGATGTGAAGACCGGTAAGTTCGATGTGCTGATCCCCAGTCGTCACTGGAAACGCGAGAACTACAGCGCGCCGGACGTGCTCTACGTGTGGAACCAGCAGACCTATCGCCATGACTTCTCGTTGCTCTACACCACGGCAAAATTCAAGGACAAGAAGCAGGACCCATTGACCGCCGAGTACCTCTACGGGCTGTTCAGCATCGACCTGAAAACCGGCAAGACCGAAACCACCGACTTCGGTCCACTGACGGAAATCTACTTCAGCGGCATGCGCTCGCCCAAGGACCCCAACCTGATGTTCGGCGTGCTCAATCGCTTGGCCAAGTACGACATCAAACAGAAGAAAATGCTCCAGGCGGCGACGCTGGACCATTCCTACTACTGCATTTCCTTCAACAAGGATGGCAGCAAGATTTACCTGGCCGGGACGTTTAATGACGTGGCGATTTTTGATGCCGAGAGTTTGAAGCAGGTGGGGAGCATCAAGTTGCCGGGTGGGGATATGGCGATTACCACGGCGCAGATATTTGTTCGGTAA
- a CDS encoding SRPBCC family protein has product MNPASDRIERKILLKAPRSHVWRVVANAEAFGQWFGVSLEGKRFVAGEWTQGQITYPGYEHLLWNVLVERVEPERVFSFRWHPYAVEPHIDYSQEPTTLVLFELEDMDDGTLLKVTESGFDHIPQERRLKAFRMDSRGWDEQMSNIEEFLKTGANAREHQGE; this is encoded by the coding sequence ATGAATCCAGCATCAGATCGCATCGAAAGGAAGATTTTGCTCAAGGCGCCGCGTTCGCATGTGTGGCGCGTGGTGGCCAATGCCGAGGCGTTCGGCCAGTGGTTTGGCGTGTCGCTCGAGGGCAAACGCTTTGTCGCCGGTGAATGGACCCAGGGGCAGATTACCTATCCTGGCTATGAGCACCTGCTGTGGAATGTCCTGGTGGAGCGGGTCGAGCCGGAGCGGGTGTTTTCGTTTCGCTGGCACCCGTATGCCGTGGAGCCGCACATCGACTACTCCCAGGAGCCCACCACCCTGGTGCTGTTCGAACTTGAAGACATGGACGACGGCACCTTGCTGAAGGTGACCGAATCCGGTTTCGATCACATCCCCCAAGAGCGCAGGCTCAAGGCCTTCCGCATGGACAGTCGAGGCTGGGATGAGCAGATGAGCAATATCGAAGAGTTTCTGAAAACCGGCGCCAACGCCCGCGAACATCAGGGAGAGTGA
- a CDS encoding lysozyme inhibitor LprI family protein gives MPPRFLLALMPLLFTTVAQAVDCDNATTQGDMNQCAAQQYKAADKELNTLYQQITKRLKDSPDAKKLLVGAQRSWVAFRDAECKFSASGVDGGSVYPLIYSNCTTSLTKARVEAFKNYLKCEEGDLSCPVPGA, from the coding sequence ATGCCTCCACGCTTTCTCCTGGCACTGATGCCGCTGCTGTTCACCACCGTGGCGCAGGCCGTGGACTGTGACAATGCCACTACCCAGGGCGACATGAATCAGTGCGCTGCGCAGCAGTACAAGGCTGCGGACAAAGAGTTGAATACGCTTTACCAGCAGATCACCAAACGGTTGAAGGACAGTCCCGATGCCAAGAAGCTATTGGTCGGCGCGCAACGGAGTTGGGTGGCGTTTCGGGATGCGGAGTGCAAGTTCTCGGCTTCCGGGGTTGATGGGGGCAGTGTGTATCCGTTGATTTACAGCAACTGCACGACCAGCCTGACCAAGGCACGGGTCGAGGCGTTCAAGAATTACTTGAAGTGTGAGGAAGGTGATTTGAGCTGTCCGGTGCCCGGGGCTTGA
- the peaA gene encoding quinohemoprotein amine dehydrogenase subunit alpha, which produces MKRRLRSGMSAGLLAVAACVALHSPDSLAARDAQTILKETCQGCHTPEADNTLSRISHQRKTPEGWLMSIARMQTMHGLQISDDDRRTLVKYLADTQGLAPSETDGVRYALERRLNTVEKFDDQTSQMCGRCHSGARVALQRRPAQEWERLVNFHLGQWPSLEYQALARDRDWFDIARKDMVPLLAKRYPLDNPAWKKWLSTAPKSDALVGDWSFSGHLPGKGELAGVMSVSADAGDTFKVSVKGQYADGSPFNGDGSAILYSGYEWRGNVTVDGVTMRQVFAAQGNAMQGRMFEAEHDERGLDFVAAKQGSSRLLAVQPGYLKAGAETEVTLVGSGLSGKPNFGKGVEVVSVIEQSPERMRVKLKAAANAQPGLRNVTVGKLKGPTLSVYSKIATVKVVPEFSVARIGEGGGSTPKVQGRFDAEAWGKGADGKPYRIGVFPAQWKVEAFDDRAKEDEDVKFAGTMQADSGVFTPGDAGPNPQRKMSTNNAGNLKVIAAVDDAGKSLTGEGHMIVTVQRWNNPPIP; this is translated from the coding sequence ATGAAGAGAAGACTCCGATCAGGCATGAGCGCCGGCCTGCTGGCCGTGGCCGCTTGTGTGGCGCTGCATTCGCCTGACAGCCTGGCAGCCCGCGACGCCCAGACCATCCTCAAGGAAACCTGCCAGGGCTGTCACACCCCCGAAGCCGATAACACCCTGAGCCGCATCAGCCACCAGCGCAAAACCCCCGAAGGCTGGCTGATGAGCATCGCCCGGATGCAGACCATGCACGGTTTGCAGATCAGCGATGACGACCGCCGCACCCTGGTCAAATACCTGGCCGACACCCAGGGCCTGGCGCCGAGCGAAACCGACGGCGTGCGCTATGCGCTGGAACGGCGACTCAACACCGTCGAAAAATTCGACGACCAGACCAGCCAGATGTGCGGCCGCTGCCACTCCGGTGCGCGGGTCGCCCTGCAACGGCGCCCCGCCCAGGAATGGGAACGCCTGGTCAACTTCCACCTCGGCCAATGGCCGTCCCTGGAGTACCAGGCGTTGGCCCGGGATCGCGACTGGTTCGACATTGCCCGCAAGGACATGGTGCCGCTGTTGGCCAAGCGATATCCACTGGACAACCCGGCCTGGAAAAAGTGGCTGAGCACCGCGCCGAAAAGCGATGCGCTGGTGGGCGACTGGAGCTTCAGCGGTCACTTGCCAGGCAAGGGTGAATTGGCCGGCGTGATGAGCGTCAGCGCCGATGCCGGCGACACTTTCAAGGTCAGCGTCAAAGGCCAATACGCCGATGGCAGCCCGTTCAACGGCGACGGCAGCGCGATTCTCTACAGCGGCTACGAATGGCGCGGCAACGTGACCGTCGATGGCGTGACCATGCGCCAGGTATTCGCCGCCCAGGGCAACGCGATGCAGGGCCGGATGTTCGAGGCCGAGCACGATGAGCGGGGGCTGGATTTTGTCGCGGCGAAGCAGGGCAGCAGTCGTTTGCTGGCGGTGCAACCGGGTTATCTGAAGGCTGGCGCTGAAACTGAAGTGACTTTGGTCGGCAGCGGACTCAGCGGCAAACCGAACTTCGGCAAAGGCGTGGAAGTGGTATCTGTCATCGAGCAAAGTCCTGAGCGGATGCGCGTCAAACTCAAGGCTGCGGCCAATGCCCAACCGGGACTGCGCAACGTCACGGTCGGCAAGCTGAAAGGCCCGACCCTGTCGGTCTACAGCAAAATCGCTACCGTCAAAGTCGTGCCGGAATTCTCCGTGGCGCGGATCGGCGAGGGCGGCGGTTCGACGCCGAAAGTCCAAGGTCGTTTTGACGCCGAAGCCTGGGGCAAGGGCGCCGATGGCAAGCCGTATCGCATCGGCGTATTCCCGGCGCAGTGGAAGGTCGAGGCCTTCGACGACCGCGCCAAGGAAGACGAAGACGTCAAGTTCGCCGGCACCATGCAGGCCGACAGCGGCGTGTTCACCCCGGGCGATGCCGGGCCGAACCCACAACGCAAAATGTCCACCAACAATGCCGGCAACCTCAAGGTGATCGCCGCCGTCGACGACGCAGGGAAATCCCTGACCGGCGAAGGCCACATGATCGTCACGGTGCAACGCTGGAACAATCCACCCATTCCATGA
- a CDS encoding aminoglycoside phosphotransferase family protein: protein MFEPWLKRWALMQDGESIITPGSRLLPVRMGDVPAMLKVAVDTEEKFGNLLMTWWNGEGAAQVFAQHGDGFLMERAMGERSLMHMALNGQDDEASQIICAAVARLHAPRPSPLPPLVPLVQWFESLRLAAGQHGGLYGLSLTTAEALLAEPQDVVVLHGDIHHDNILDFGPRGWLAIDPKRVIGERGYDYANLICNPELPTAADPLRFERQIQVVSEAAGLEPRRLLQWVLAFAGLSAAWFFEDGDTLAAEGQLQVAELAACRLDA, encoded by the coding sequence ATGTTTGAACCCTGGTTGAAGCGTTGGGCGTTGATGCAGGACGGTGAGTCGATCATCACCCCTGGCAGTCGCTTGCTGCCGGTACGGATGGGCGATGTACCGGCGATGTTGAAGGTTGCCGTGGATACCGAGGAAAAATTCGGCAATCTGTTGATGACCTGGTGGAACGGAGAGGGCGCGGCCCAGGTGTTCGCCCAGCATGGTGACGGGTTCTTGATGGAACGCGCCATGGGCGAGCGCTCGCTGATGCACATGGCGCTCAACGGGCAGGACGACGAGGCCAGCCAGATCATCTGTGCGGCGGTGGCGCGGTTGCATGCGCCGCGTCCGTCGCCTTTGCCGCCGCTGGTGCCGTTGGTGCAATGGTTTGAATCGTTACGCCTGGCCGCCGGGCAACACGGTGGCCTCTATGGCCTCAGCCTGACCACAGCCGAAGCCTTGCTGGCTGAACCGCAAGACGTGGTCGTGCTGCACGGCGATATCCATCACGACAACATTCTCGATTTCGGCCCGCGCGGCTGGCTGGCCATCGATCCCAAGCGGGTGATCGGTGAGCGTGGCTACGACTACGCCAACCTGATTTGCAATCCTGAACTACCGACGGCGGCGGATCCTCTGCGTTTTGAACGGCAGATCCAGGTGGTGAGCGAGGCGGCGGGGCTTGAGCCTCGGCGCTTGCTGCAATGGGTGCTGGCCTTTGCCGGTTTGTCGGCGGCCTGGTTTTTTGAAGATGGTGACACCCTGGCGGCCGAAGGTCAGCTGCAGGTCGCTGAACTCGCGGCTTGCAGGCTGGATGCCTGA
- a CDS encoding ADP-ribosylglycohydrolase family protein, whose translation MQPSLSERYRGALLGLACGDAVGTSVEFQPRGSFPPMTDMVGGGPFNLKPGQWTDDTSMALCLAESLLTKNGFDAVDQMGRYLNWWHWGYLSSTGECFDIGMTVREALTRYQETGEPFAGSTAPYSAGNGSLMRLVPVVLYYFPDRERIATFAANSSRTTHAAPEAIECCQLFAELIGKALHGADKADLRSLSETTFVEPKVGAIARGDYLGKSKNQIRGSGYCVASLEAALWCFHQTDSFEGAILEAANLGDDADTTAAIVGQLAGAYYGVQAIPPSWLAKLHQRHDIETTAQALFQAAANATGEAS comes from the coding sequence ATGCAGCCTTCACTCTCGGAACGTTATCGCGGGGCCCTGCTGGGGCTGGCGTGCGGTGATGCCGTTGGCACCAGCGTCGAATTCCAGCCGCGCGGCTCGTTCCCGCCCATGACCGACATGGTTGGCGGCGGCCCCTTCAACTTGAAACCGGGACAATGGACCGACGACACCTCAATGGCGCTTTGCCTGGCGGAAAGCCTGTTGACCAAAAATGGTTTCGACGCCGTCGATCAAATGGGCCGTTACCTCAACTGGTGGCATTGGGGCTACTTGAGCTCAACCGGCGAGTGCTTCGACATCGGCATGACAGTGCGTGAGGCCCTGACCCGTTATCAGGAAACCGGCGAGCCGTTTGCTGGATCTACCGCCCCCTACAGTGCCGGCAACGGATCGCTGATGAGATTGGTGCCGGTCGTGCTGTATTACTTCCCCGACCGGGAGCGGATCGCAACTTTTGCCGCGAACAGCTCCCGGACCACCCATGCGGCGCCGGAAGCGATCGAGTGCTGCCAGTTGTTCGCCGAGTTGATTGGCAAAGCGCTGCACGGCGCGGACAAAGCGGATTTACGCAGCCTGAGCGAAACGACATTCGTGGAACCAAAGGTCGGGGCCATCGCCCGAGGCGACTATCTGGGCAAATCGAAAAACCAGATCCGTGGCAGCGGTTACTGCGTGGCCTCGCTGGAAGCGGCCCTGTGGTGTTTTCACCAGACCGACAGTTTTGAAGGCGCCATCCTCGAAGCCGCGAACCTGGGCGATGACGCCGACACCACGGCTGCCATCGTCGGTCAGTTGGCCGGAGCCTACTACGGTGTCCAGGCCATTCCCCCGAGTTGGCTGGCAAAGTTGCACCAACGCCATGACATCGAAACCACGGCTCAGGCCCTGTTTCAAGCGGCAGCGAACGCCACCGGAGAAGCGTCATGA